A single window of Balaenoptera ricei isolate mBalRic1 chromosome 15, mBalRic1.hap2, whole genome shotgun sequence DNA harbors:
- the ID1 gene encoding DNA-binding protein inhibitor ID-1: MKVASGSAAAAAGPSCALKAGKTAGGAGEVVRCLSEQSVAISRCAGGPGARLPALLDEQQVNVLLYDMNGCYSRLKELVPTLPQNRKVSRVEILQHVIDYIWDLELELNSESQVGTPGGRGLPARAPLSTLNGEISALAAEAACVPADDRILCR; encoded by the exons ATGAAGGTCGCCAGTGGCAGCGCCGCGGCCGCCGCGGGCCCCAGCTGCGCGCTGAAGGCGGGCAAGACTGCGGGCGGCGCGGGCGAGGTCGTGCGCTGCCTGTCCGAGCAGAGCGTGGCCATCTCGCGCTGCGCCGGCGGCCCCGGGGCGCGCCTGCCCGCTCTGCTAGACGAGCAGCAGGTGAACGTGCTACTCTACGACATGAACGGCTGCTACTCGCGCCTCAAGGAGCTGGTGCCCACCCTGCCCCAGAACCGTAAGGTGAGCAGGGTGGAGATCCTCCAGCACGTCATCGACTACATCTGGGACCTGGAGTTGGAGCTGAACTCGGAATCCCAAGTTGGGACCCCCGGGGGCCGGGGACTCCCCGCCCGGGCTCCGCTCAGCACCCTCAACGGCGAAATCAGCGCCCTGGCGGCAGAG GCGGCGTGCGTTCCAGCGGACGATCGCATCTTGTGTCGCTGA